A window of Acidimicrobiales bacterium genomic DNA:
CCAGAAGCAACGCTCCGGTAATCGCCGCAAACAGAGCAACCTGCAGCGCGATACGTGCGGGCTCGAGGTTCTCCAGCAATGGCAGCTTCGCAAGAAGCGCCTCAGGCAAGGGGATCCGGCCGACCGCGTGACCTGCGGCGTTGAGCGACGGCGACGACCGGATGGTCATCGCCCCACCCATAGAGAGGATGAATGCTGCGATGCCGGTCAGGCCGGCCAGGAGGATCAGCTTGTCCCTTCGCTTCCACACGATCCCGGCAAGCAGAAGGGCAATCAGAGGTATGCCGAGGTACGAGCCGTTCTCGATGACGCTGCTGGCGAAGTGATCCGCGGTGGCGAGCTGGCTCGAGACCTTGATCAGCTGGAGGCTGTCGGGGACAACCGGAGACAGAAGGTTCGCCCGATACGCCTGGGCGACCAGCTGAACCGGACCGGAGATGTGGCCGGGGCCCTTGGCCAGGAACCACGCAGGCCACACCAGCAGGACTGCGGCGGTGATGACTCCGACCCCCAACGCTCGGAGCGCGTACGGCGCGACCGCCGCGATCTGGCGACGCCAAAACAACGCTCCGATGATCAGCGCGATCGCCGACACGAGCACGGTTTCGAAGAGGATCTCGGTCGAGACGAAGAACTGCGCGGTTACCGCCAGCCCGAGCAGGATGCCGACGACCCAAAAGCGCCACCGTTGGCGCACAACTGCTTCGTATATGAATAGGACGATGAGGGGGACGAAGGGCGCGAAGGCAATGTTCACGTGCCCGCCGACACCGTGGACGACCTCCTGGGGGCAGAACCCGTAGAGCAGTCCTCCGAAGAACGCGGCCGGTTTCCACGAGACGATTCGCCGGATCAGCAAGTACGCCGTCATCGCCGAAAGAGGCAGAGCGAGTGTCGACGCCACGTTGAACGTCGCGATCGGACCCCAGATGACGGTAACCGGACTGAACAGAACCCCGAGCAGCGGTGCGCCTGCATTGATGAGAACGTTGACGCCGCCCGGGTAGTTGGCCGCATTCGAAAACAACGGATTGTGTCCGTGGGCAAGCGAATTCAGCGTCCATTGCGCGAACCAAACGTTGCGCCACTGGTCGCCGCCGACCTGCATGTGGGTGGCCGCGCCGGCGCGCCACACCGGCCAGAACAGGACGACGCCGATCACCAGATAGACGAAGACGGCTAGGGCATCGGGCACCCACCCTGGCAACGCAGGCCATGCCCTCCGCCGCGCATGAGCGACGCGATAGCCGACCCGGTCCCCCAAGTGCGGGGCCGGCGAAGGTGCGACCTTCTCAGCCAAGGGCCTTCAGAAAACGAGCCACCACTGGCCCGTCCGTAGGCCCCCCATTTCCCGTGCCCTGCTCCACCATGGCGAAGGCGATGTCGCCGCGATAACCGATCAACCAGGCGTCGGTCGGCTGAGGCGTTCCGCTGCCGTACTCGGCCGTGCCCGTCTTGGCGTGCGTGCCCGCCGGCAGTCCCGTTCCAGCGGCAGTACCGCTCACCACCACGTCGGTCATCATCGACTGGAGGTCGGCCACCACGTCAGCGGGTAACGGCTTCGGCGTCGCGGTGTCGTCGCCCGCGCCGGCGATCAAGCGGGGCGCTCGCACGGAGCCTGTATCGATTGCTGCGGCGACTGTCGCCATGTCGAGCGGCGACACGACCACGCCGGCCTGTCCGATCGCCGTCGCAGCCAACGCAGCCTTGTCCGATGGAACCGGTACCGAGCCCGCAAACGCGTCCAGCCCGGGCTGGATGAGGCTTCCCAGCCCGAACTGCGCGGCCACCGTCGGGAGGCTCGCCGCCTGCAGGTGGTCGACGGCAAGGTTGATGAAGGCAGTGTTGCACGACTCGGCGAACGCGGCGCGGACTGTTGGCGCCGGCGAGTCCCCTTCGGCGTTGTGGAACGGTTTTCCGTCGATCGTCACGTTCGGCGGGCAGCTGGCGGGTGACGCCGGCGTCAAACCACTCTCGAACAACGCCGACGCGGTGATCACCTTGAACGTCGACCCCGGCGGGTAGCGGCCCTGCAACGCCGCATCGAACTGGCTGCTCGCCGGCGTGCCGACCGCGGCCAGGACCTCGCCCGTCGACGCCCTCATGGCGACGAAAGCGCCGGGCTGCGTGATTCCGCCGAGCGCCTGCTCCGCCGCCGCTTGCACCTTGGGGTCGATGCTCGTCGTCACCGCTGTCCCGGGCTTCGAGGAAAAAGATGCCAACGTCGCGCCGTCCGATCCGTCCTTGTGCACCACTCGGATCGTGGCCCCCGGGCTACCGGCAAGCTGCTTCTCGTAAGCCTGCTCGATCCCGGTCTGCCCGACCGTGCTGTCCGACCCGTACGCGGGCCCGAGTCGCGCCAGCTCCTCGGCAGTTACCGGACCAACCGATCCCACCAGCTGTGCGCCCAGCGCCGGCGTGATCGCCGCCCGCTGAGTCGTCCGCTTGAAAACACTCCCCGCCGTCTTATACAGCGCGCTCCCGTTCCCTCCCATCTGGTCGTACTGCGCCTGGGTCAGGGTCAGCACCGGTTCGAAGAAGTTCGGGTGCGCGCTCGCCGCGCCCAAAGCCGCGGACACCGTCTGCTGGCTGGCACCTGCCGCGACCAATGCCGACGTCAGGGCCACCGGATCCTTGACCCGCGACCCCTCGATCCCGACTTCGACCACCGGGGCGTCACTGACCAACTGCGCGCCGCCGGCACCCAGGATCGCCGCCCGCGGCGCCCACGATCGCGACATCACCACGCGATCGCCTTCGACCAGTCCCGAAGCAACGGTGGAGGGCGACCAGTCGACCAGCCACCGCCCGGACTTGTTGACGAGGCTGATGGTCGAGGATGTCTGCCACGTTCCTATGCCACCCGGGAGTGTGTAGATGCTGGATAGACCAGTCGACGCCGTCGAACCTTTTTCAAGAGGGCGGTCGGCCGCGCGCGTAACTGAGCTTGCCGGAACACCCTCCAGGATCGACCGGGGTGAGTCCGCGGCCTCCGGAGGCCTGACCATTAGCTTGTACATCGACGCCCAATCGGACCGGTTCCAGGCCGCCAGGAACTCCGAAACCGTCGCCTGCGGCGTGCTCGACGAACCCCCGCAAGCCGCAACACCCACGGACATGGTGAGGGTGGTGACGGCGAGAAGGACCGGCCGCCGGGCACGGTAGGAAGCACCGACGACGGGCATCCGATTAACCGTAGAGGATCCGCGGTTGGCCCGGGGTGCGTCGGGCAGGCTGTGTTGGTGGCCAGCTCAACTCAGGACGGCGCCGTCCCTGCGGCCAGCTGGCGCAACCTGCCTGGTCCGCTACTGCGCACGGCGGGCGATTACGCCTGGCGGCTGATTGCGGTTGGCTTCGTCTTCTATTGGGCGGTAATCCTCGCCCACCGGCTGACCCTGGTGGTGGTCCCGTTCCTGATCTCGTTGATGGTCGCCGCGCTGTTGAGACCGGGCTTCAACTTCTTGCGGAGGCGGGGCATCGGACGGGGACTCGCGACGCTGGCGACAGTTGTCGGGGCGTTCGTCATCCTCGGCGGTCTGATCACCCTCGTCGTGGTCCGCGCAGCCGAGCAGGCGCCTCAGCTCGGCAACGAGATCAACAACCTCCTTCCGCACATCAAACGCTGGCTCATCAGGGGCCCGCTGCACCTCAACGCCAAGTCGGTCAACAACCTCTCGACGACGATCACCAACTCGGTCACCAAGAACAGCTCGAAGATCGCGTCGACCGCTCTGTCGACGGGCAAGGAAGCCCTCAACTTCGTGGGCGGGTTCCTTCTGGTGGTCTTTTCGACGATCTTCCTTCAATACGACGGGGAAAAAGTATGGGACTACGCGCTTAAGGCCGTCCCTGCAGTCGGGCGTGATCGTGTCGACGTGGCAGGCAAGGCGGCGTGGACCACCCTCAGCCACTACGTGCGCGGGACGCTGGTCGTCGCCGCCTTCCACGGCATCGTCATGGCGATCACCCTCACGTTGCTGGGCGTTCCGCTCGCCTTCCCTCTCGCAGTGGTAATCGCGCTCGGGAGCTTCATCCCTCTCGTCGGGGCGATCGTCACCGGCGTCCTCGCCGTGGGCGTGGCCGGGTTGAGCCAGGGGCTGGTGGCCGCGGTGATCGTCGTCGCGGTGCTGATCGTGGACGGGCAGATCGAGGGCCATCTTCTGCAGCCGTTCGTGGTCGGCCGGTACGTCCGGATACACCCGCTCGGCGTGGTCCTGTCCCTGGCCGCGGGCGGGCTCCTGTTCGGGATATTCGGTGCGTTCGCGGCCGTGCCGACCGTCGCGTGTATCAACAGCGGGATCCGCGCGGCCAAGAGCTACACCCGCGCTCCTACGCCCCACGAAGGAGGCGAGATTCCAACCGCAGGTGGATGACCCGCGGGTACGTCCCGCCGTACCCTCGAAGCGTGGCCCGGGATGACGAACTGCGGAAGGTCGCTGAGGACATCCGGGCCCTCGCGCGGTCCCTTGCGCGTGACTTCCGCGAGGCCGTCGACCAGCAGCGGGCCGGCGGCCACCCGCCCGGCGAGGCGGTCAAGCGTGGCCTGAAAGACGTCGCCCACGAGGCAAAGCGCGGGGTAAAGGACACCTGGGCCGACCTAGGACCCTCCAACGACCCGCACTGGCACAAGCACTGGCAGCGGGAATGGGCCCGCCACAACCGTTACAAGGCCCGCTACGGGAAGTACTCCGACTATTGGGTCCCCCCGGCTCCACCGCCCGGCGTCCCCGGTTCGCCCCCCGGGGAGCCGGCCGGTGGGGTTCCCCAGCAGGGCGCGCCTCCGCCGGCTCCTCCATGGAACCGGCCTCCGCACCGCCGCCACCGCGGATCCTCGCTGCCCCCCATCAGGAAGAAGTGGGACGGGACGACCGTGCTCGGGATCCTGGCGGTCCTTTTCGGGTTCGCCTGGCTCCTGTCCGCGGTTCACGCCATCCACGTTTCCTTCGAGGGGGTCGTGGCCGTCGGGCTCATGCTTCTGGGGGCGGCGATGATCGTCACCGGCCGAACCGACTGGAGCCTCAGCCGGCGCTCCTGGCCGGTGTGGCTGGGGCTTGGGCTGGTGCTTTTGCTGATCGCCACCTCGAGCTCGTTCGGAATCGGCTCGGGCGTCCACGACGTTTCCTTCGGCGACAAGACCGTCTTGGCACACGATGGCCAGAACATCAACGGCGGTTTCGGCACCCTCACCGTTGACGCGCACAACCTGACTAACGGCGGGCATCTGAAGGTGGCGAACGTCGCCGGCACCGTTCGGATCATCAACCTCCCCTCGAACGTCCAGACCAACCTCGACGCGAACATGGCCGCCGGCCAGATTTGCGCGGCTGGACGCCATCGGAGCGACGGGGTCAGCGCTTCCACCCACGTTCAGATCCCCCCTAACCCGCCCGGCACCGCCACACCCCCTGTCCTCTTCCTCAACGTGCACGAATCCTTCGGCCAGATCACCGTCGGCGACCCGGGGTGCGCACGATGACGACGCCCATGACTGTTCAAGCGGCACCGATGGCCACCTACCAGTACCGGACCAAGCGCGTCGCGTTCGGGATGTTCTTCCTGCTGCTAGGAGCGGCGTTCCTGGCGGACAGCATGGGCATTTTCCGGGTGACAGCGGCGCTGTTCTGGCCTTTGCTGATCATCTCGGTCGGGAGCGGGATGCTGCTCCACCGGGCGCGCCGTTTGCAGGTGGAAGAGGACCGGAGCGCGCAGCTCGCGGTAGCCGAAGAGCGGGTCAGGATCGCCCGAGAACTGCACGACATCGTCGCCCACGGCGTGTCCCTGATG
This region includes:
- a CDS encoding penicillin-binding transpeptidase domain-containing protein, with amino-acid sequence MPVVGASYRARRPVLLAVTTLTMSVGVAACGGSSSTPQATVSEFLAAWNRSDWASMYKLMVRPPEAADSPRSILEGVPASSVTRAADRPLEKGSTASTGLSSIYTLPGGIGTWQTSSTISLVNKSGRWLVDWSPSTVASGLVEGDRVVMSRSWAPRAAILGAGGAQLVSDAPVVEVGIEGSRVKDPVALTSALVAAGASQQTVSAALGAASAHPNFFEPVLTLTQAQYDQMGGNGSALYKTAGSVFKRTTQRAAITPALGAQLVGSVGPVTAEELARLGPAYGSDSTVGQTGIEQAYEKQLAGSPGATIRVVHKDGSDGATLASFSSKPGTAVTTSIDPKVQAAAEQALGGITQPGAFVAMRASTGEVLAAVGTPASSQFDAALQGRYPPGSTFKVITASALFESGLTPASPASCPPNVTIDGKPFHNAEGDSPAPTVRAAFAESCNTAFINLAVDHLQAASLPTVAAQFGLGSLIQPGLDAFAGSVPVPSDKAALAATAIGQAGVVVSPLDMATVAAAIDTGSVRAPRLIAGAGDDTATPKPLPADVVADLQSMMTDVVVSGTAAGTGLPAGTHAKTGTAEYGSGTPQPTDAWLIGYRGDIAFAMVEQGTGNGGPTDGPVVARFLKALG
- a CDS encoding AI-2E family transporter, encoding MASSTQDGAVPAASWRNLPGPLLRTAGDYAWRLIAVGFVFYWAVILAHRLTLVVVPFLISLMVAALLRPGFNFLRRRGIGRGLATLATVVGAFVILGGLITLVVVRAAEQAPQLGNEINNLLPHIKRWLIRGPLHLNAKSVNNLSTTITNSVTKNSSKIASTALSTGKEALNFVGGFLLVVFSTIFLQYDGEKVWDYALKAVPAVGRDRVDVAGKAAWTTLSHYVRGTLVVAAFHGIVMAITLTLLGVPLAFPLAVVIALGSFIPLVGAIVTGVLAVGVAGLSQGLVAAVIVVAVLIVDGQIEGHLLQPFVVGRYVRIHPLGVVLSLAAGGLLFGIFGAFAAVPTVACINSGIRAAKSYTRAPTPHEGGEIPTAGG